A single genomic interval of Chitinophaga sp. 180180018-3 harbors:
- a CDS encoding phytanoyl-CoA dioxygenase family protein has product MNTTLSSGQTRFYQENGYVVIDNFLNAEELEQWRQAVTQAVKERNGLKMPGKDIHIGEDDGINEDAAYFNNVFDQLLNLWQTSGEVRKLMLDERIGKMAAELAGVDGIRIWHDQALIKRPWANPTSWHLDTPFWSFSDRRALSIWVALDDATLENGCLFFIPGSHKKTTFENAGIGKNMGGIFEVYPEFKQAPSHAAPMKAGSCSFHNGLTIHGAHANMTPGFRRAMTCAYMPDGNTYNGIPNILPDEYVSTLKVGDLLNNDKQTPLIYKS; this is encoded by the coding sequence ATGAACACCACGTTAAGTAGCGGGCAAACCAGATTTTACCAGGAGAACGGTTATGTTGTCATTGACAATTTTTTGAATGCTGAAGAACTTGAGCAATGGCGGCAGGCTGTTACCCAGGCCGTCAAGGAAAGGAATGGACTGAAGATGCCGGGAAAGGATATTCATATAGGCGAAGATGACGGCATCAATGAGGACGCAGCCTATTTCAACAATGTTTTTGACCAGCTGCTGAACCTTTGGCAAACGAGCGGAGAGGTGAGAAAATTAATGCTGGACGAGCGCATCGGTAAGATGGCGGCGGAACTGGCCGGGGTTGACGGCATCCGTATCTGGCATGACCAGGCCCTGATCAAGCGGCCATGGGCAAACCCCACCTCATGGCACCTGGATACCCCCTTCTGGTCTTTTTCTGACCGCCGGGCGCTATCCATTTGGGTGGCCCTGGATGACGCCACGCTGGAAAACGGCTGCCTGTTTTTCATTCCGGGATCGCATAAGAAAACAACCTTTGAGAACGCCGGCATCGGGAAAAATATGGGAGGCATTTTTGAAGTTTACCCGGAATTTAAACAGGCCCCATCACATGCAGCCCCGATGAAAGCCGGCAGTTGCTCATTCCATAATGGGCTGACCATCCACGGCGCGCATGCCAACATGACCCCAGGCTTCCGGCGCGCCATGACCTGCGCCTACATGCCTGACGGCAACACCTATAACGGAATACCCAACATCCTGCCGGATGAATATGTGAGCACATTGAAAGTAGGCGACCTTTTGAATAATGACAAACAAACACCACTCATTTATAAGTCGTGA
- a CDS encoding sugar phosphate isomerase/epimerase, producing the protein MQIDFYCPRWGSEEISWPDFTRQVKRDGFAGVEVFPLGDRHRNRDMVRALEDTGLSYVLQHAELQEGKSFDRYIDALERNLYELLEYQAGEVKPQFIVSQTGREYYSPAQMEACFALCDRIARESSLRIIHETHRNKWSFAAHIVKDYLMAFPSLELALDLSHWVCVSESYLEDQEEAVNLAIQHSRHLHARVGFPEGPQVSDPRAPENAEALRHHLAWWDSWIAHMKQTGNQRATITPEFGPYPYMACFPFTTRPVSNQYEINCWMKQLLAARYA; encoded by the coding sequence ATGCAAATTGACTTTTACTGTCCCCGCTGGGGATCTGAAGAGATCAGCTGGCCAGATTTCACCCGGCAGGTAAAACGCGATGGATTTGCCGGGGTAGAAGTATTTCCCCTGGGCGACAGGCACAGGAATCGGGACATGGTCCGGGCGTTGGAGGATACAGGATTGTCTTATGTCCTACAGCATGCGGAATTGCAGGAAGGAAAGAGCTTTGACCGCTATATTGACGCATTGGAACGTAATCTTTATGAGCTGCTGGAGTACCAGGCGGGCGAGGTAAAACCGCAGTTCATTGTTTCCCAGACCGGGCGTGAATATTACAGCCCGGCGCAAATGGAAGCCTGCTTTGCGTTATGCGACCGGATTGCCCGGGAATCGTCCCTGCGGATCATCCATGAAACCCACCGGAACAAATGGTCGTTTGCCGCACATATTGTAAAGGATTATCTCATGGCTTTCCCGTCTTTGGAGCTGGCGTTGGATCTGTCGCACTGGGTATGCGTATCCGAAAGTTACCTGGAAGACCAGGAGGAAGCCGTAAACCTGGCCATTCAACACAGCAGGCATCTGCATGCCCGCGTTGGTTTCCCGGAAGGCCCGCAGGTAAGCGATCCGCGTGCGCCGGAAAATGCGGAAGCCCTCCGGCATCATCTTGCATGGTGGGACAGCTGGATAGCCCATATGAAACAAACAGGCAACCAGCGGGCCACCATCACCCCCGAGTTTGGACCATACCCGTATATGGCCTGTTTTCCGTTTACAACGCGTCCTGTTTCAAATCAATACGAGATCAATTGCTGGATGAAGCAGCTGCTTGCGGCAAGATATGCTTAA
- a CDS encoding alpha-L-rhamnosidase C-terminal domain-containing protein has product MRYLLRSFPFLAVLLISFSGFAQTAGWQAAWIGLPHVASDTNLWTAFRKECFIEKVPETVPAKIATDSKYWLWINGKLVVFEGQLKRGPNPQDTYYDQVDLAPYLHKGKNTIAVLTWYWGRDGFCHKSSGKAALLFEAMAGRETIISDTSWRAIRHAAFGNTAPPLPNYRLPEFNIHFDARKDMPDWQQRDFSDRSWPHVVSYGKPPVAPWHHLQKRPVPLWKDAGLAGYDNRTDIPKQSKGGIIIARLPRNITITPYLKIEAPAGLKIDIRTDNYKGGSEYNVRTEYITKEGVQEFETFGYMNGHEVHYTIPEGVKILDLKYRETRYKTERTGVFIADDLFYNKLWEKSYYTLNVNLRDAIQDPDRERAQWWGDAVILMGEILYACDRNGELAIQKAIRNLVDWQKPDSVLYSPVPAGNWDRELPAQMLAATGRYGFWNYYRYTGDTAMIHYVYPTVRKYLQLWNFDKNGLLIHRPGGWDWMDWGDNIDTALTENAWYYMALDAAVQMAGLTGHHSDISGYQASMRSIKENFNRLFWSGTAYRSPTYKGLTDDRGNALAVVAGIADSSKYDAIRAVLKSEYHASPYMEKYILESFFIMGDAAGGLARMKKRYANMVQSPLTTLWEGWGIGADGYGGGSYNHGWSGGPLTLLSQYVAGIAPDKPAYETFRILPRPGVLKKIHCVAPTVKGNIIMDLKCEENKLYLSVSVPAHTAGCVGVPKIGPNLSKIKVNNKLTAASREDAGYFYFDVKPGEWSFVLF; this is encoded by the coding sequence ATGAGATATTTATTGAGATCATTTCCATTCCTGGCTGTATTGCTGATCAGTTTTTCAGGATTTGCGCAGACTGCAGGCTGGCAGGCAGCATGGATAGGATTGCCCCATGTAGCAAGCGATACTAACCTATGGACTGCTTTCCGCAAAGAATGCTTCATTGAAAAAGTCCCTGAAACCGTGCCTGCCAAAATAGCCACGGATTCAAAATACTGGCTTTGGATAAATGGGAAGCTGGTGGTATTTGAAGGCCAGTTGAAAAGAGGGCCCAACCCACAGGACACTTATTATGACCAGGTTGATCTGGCGCCCTACCTGCATAAAGGAAAGAATACCATTGCCGTATTAACCTGGTATTGGGGACGGGATGGCTTCTGCCACAAAAGCAGCGGTAAAGCAGCGCTTTTATTCGAAGCAATGGCAGGCAGGGAAACAATCATATCGGACACCAGCTGGAGGGCAATAAGGCATGCCGCCTTTGGCAATACGGCGCCGCCGCTTCCCAATTACCGTTTACCGGAATTCAATATTCATTTTGACGCCAGGAAAGACATGCCGGACTGGCAACAGAGGGATTTTTCAGACCGTTCCTGGCCGCATGTTGTTTCATACGGGAAGCCGCCTGTTGCCCCATGGCATCACTTGCAGAAAAGGCCTGTCCCGCTGTGGAAAGATGCAGGCCTGGCAGGATATGATAACCGCACTGATATCCCAAAGCAAAGCAAGGGCGGGATCATTATTGCCAGATTGCCCCGGAACATCACCATTACGCCATACCTGAAAATAGAGGCGCCGGCCGGTCTGAAAATAGATATCCGGACTGATAACTATAAAGGTGGGAGCGAGTATAATGTGCGAACCGAGTATATCACTAAAGAAGGGGTACAGGAGTTCGAGACCTTCGGCTATATGAACGGGCATGAAGTGCATTATACCATTCCGGAAGGAGTGAAGATCCTTGATCTGAAATACCGGGAAACCCGTTATAAAACTGAAAGAACAGGCGTTTTCATAGCAGATGACCTCTTTTACAATAAGCTTTGGGAGAAGTCATATTATACGCTTAATGTCAATCTGAGGGATGCTATACAGGACCCGGACCGTGAGCGTGCGCAGTGGTGGGGCGATGCGGTGATCCTGATGGGAGAGATACTGTATGCCTGTGACAGGAATGGGGAGCTGGCCATCCAGAAGGCCATCCGCAACCTGGTAGATTGGCAAAAGCCGGATAGCGTATTGTATTCGCCTGTTCCTGCGGGCAACTGGGACAGGGAGTTGCCCGCCCAGATGCTGGCCGCCACCGGCAGGTATGGTTTCTGGAATTATTATCGCTATACAGGGGATACCGCGATGATCCATTATGTATATCCCACTGTCAGAAAATATTTACAGCTATGGAATTTCGATAAGAACGGGTTGCTTATCCATCGCCCGGGCGGATGGGATTGGATGGATTGGGGCGATAATATAGACACGGCGCTGACAGAGAACGCATGGTATTACATGGCCCTTGACGCTGCCGTGCAAATGGCCGGGCTTACGGGGCATCACTCGGATATAAGCGGGTATCAGGCCTCAATGAGGTCGATTAAGGAGAATTTCAACCGCTTGTTCTGGAGTGGGACAGCATATAGAAGCCCAACATATAAGGGTTTGACGGACGACCGCGGAAATGCATTGGCCGTAGTGGCCGGCATAGCGGACAGCAGTAAATATGACGCAATAAGGGCGGTATTGAAAAGCGAATACCATGCAAGCCCTTACATGGAGAAGTACATCCTGGAATCGTTCTTCATTATGGGAGATGCAGCGGGCGGATTAGCGCGGATGAAGAAGCGCTATGCCAATATGGTTCAGAGCCCGCTCACCACGCTTTGGGAAGGGTGGGGCATTGGCGCGGATGGGTATGGCGGAGGATCTTACAACCACGGGTGGTCCGGCGGCCCATTGACATTGCTCAGCCAGTATGTTGCCGGGATTGCGCCGGATAAGCCGGCCTATGAGACGTTCCGCATTCTGCCCCGGCCGGGCGTTTTGAAAAAGATACACTGCGTTGCGCCTACGGTAAAAGGCAATATTATCATGGACCTGAAGTGTGAAGAAAATAAGCTTTATCTGTCAGTGTCCGTTCCTGCTCATACGGCGGGTTGTGTAGGCGTGCCTAAGATAGGGCCTAATTTGTCGAAGATAAAGGTGAATAATAAACTAACAGCTGCATCAAGGGAAGATGCCGGTTACTTCTATTTTGATGTCAAACCGGGGGAATGGTCATTTGTACTGTTTTAA
- a CDS encoding TonB-dependent receptor, whose translation MKMNCYKKWLCGTLLPLFMLLNILPARSQAPVTGTVTDSATAAPIVNASVGIRGTSVGTHTDEQGRFTIRASTGDVLVFRYMGYIERAVKVDGSPLQIALSPKSELLNEVVVVSYGKQKKRELTGAVGQVDALKLQDMPVANIGQKLQGKLAGVQISHNSGTPGSEMSFRIRGAASIGAGNNPLIVIDGFPSVSGLQVLSPDEIETITVLKDASSAALYGSRAANGVILVTTKQAKAGQQSLELSVNMGIQRVPQRGRPDLMNAEEFAQFKKEYYEDAAKYEGYTGGVPEAYADPGRYAGNYGTDWFDVLLREALNQNYNISYSSGTDKLKSVFNLNFNKQEGVILNTSDQRITARTNNVYTVSDRLTLGLNLEFSNGSNNSVSGLDNGRNIIQLAYLMDPSLNYKNPDGSYPISFSQPGMFPQPNWYLVVTQRTLKAKANRFLANGYAEFKILEGLKVKTSINVNTDNTTTRAFNPSTSQGGLGSAPPQLATGSYNTSSFLTWLSENTVTYEKTIRNNHHFDLLGGYTVQKFTSENSNIDGRQFADDAIPWISAAITRIGNVGATEWSLLSYLGRLNYNYKGKYLASFAFRSDGSSKFGQNTRFGNFPSVSVGWVASEEPFMHAIRSIAFLKLRANYGKLGNNNIGDYTYLSAVSSNDYAFNGQVTPGKSLNGIGNNYLTWETTEGYDLGLDLELFKSRLSFTYDYYRKKTDGLLYGIDIPIQSGFSSITSNVGRFDFWGHEFTVSSQNLVGRFKWSTDLNISFDRNLVRKLGTNDAPIGGYGEYWDDNRTAVGHPIGLFYGYINTGVYMTQEEFESQPHGATSMVGTARFKDVSGPDGVPDGKIDSYDRTFIGNPNPKFVYGITNTFAYNKFDLSIVLAGTVGNDIADDAFQSTENLDGVFNVRKGVARRWRSPENPGDGIYPRTRSGTTESFRNFTSRQVFDGSYIAAKNITLGYTLRPRGTRYFKSLRAYISAQNAFILTNYPGLNPEAGFSGLNGLNQGRDFTGYPVPRIFSFGIHAGF comes from the coding sequence ATGAAAATGAACTGCTACAAAAAGTGGCTTTGCGGTACGCTGTTGCCACTATTTATGCTGTTGAACATCCTGCCCGCGCGTTCGCAGGCGCCGGTGACGGGGACGGTCACCGATTCTGCAACAGCTGCGCCAATCGTCAATGCATCGGTTGGCATCAGGGGAACATCGGTGGGCACACATACTGATGAACAGGGCAGGTTCACCATCCGGGCATCAACAGGCGATGTGCTGGTATTTCGTTATATGGGGTACATAGAGAGAGCGGTAAAGGTGGACGGCAGCCCTTTGCAAATTGCATTGTCGCCAAAATCGGAATTGCTGAACGAGGTGGTTGTGGTCAGCTACGGCAAACAGAAGAAACGGGAGCTCACAGGCGCTGTGGGCCAGGTAGACGCATTGAAGCTGCAGGATATGCCGGTAGCCAATATCGGTCAGAAACTGCAGGGCAAGCTGGCCGGCGTGCAGATCAGCCACAATTCAGGCACTCCGGGATCAGAGATGTCATTCCGCATCCGTGGCGCTGCTTCCATTGGCGCCGGCAACAACCCGCTGATTGTGATTGATGGGTTTCCTTCTGTGAGCGGGCTCCAGGTCCTGAGCCCCGATGAGATTGAAACCATTACGGTCCTGAAGGATGCGTCATCGGCGGCCCTCTATGGATCGCGGGCTGCAAACGGAGTTATCCTGGTTACGACCAAACAGGCCAAAGCCGGGCAGCAAAGCCTGGAGCTCTCCGTCAATATGGGCATACAGCGGGTGCCCCAACGGGGAAGGCCCGACCTGATGAATGCGGAGGAATTCGCGCAGTTCAAAAAAGAATACTACGAAGACGCCGCAAAGTATGAAGGCTATACAGGAGGAGTGCCTGAGGCATATGCTGATCCCGGCCGGTATGCCGGCAATTATGGTACCGACTGGTTTGATGTATTGCTCCGTGAGGCGCTGAACCAGAATTACAACATCTCCTACAGTTCCGGAACAGATAAGCTGAAGTCAGTTTTCAACCTTAACTTTAACAAGCAGGAAGGCGTTATACTCAATACTTCCGATCAACGGATCACAGCACGTACGAATAATGTATACACCGTATCGGACAGGCTGACCCTGGGCCTTAATCTAGAGTTTTCCAACGGAAGCAACAACAGTGTGTCTGGACTGGACAATGGTCGCAATATCATCCAGCTTGCCTACCTGATGGATCCCTCACTGAACTACAAAAACCCGGATGGGTCCTATCCGATATCCTTTTCACAGCCGGGGATGTTTCCCCAGCCCAATTGGTACCTGGTAGTAACCCAACGTACACTGAAGGCAAAAGCCAACCGGTTCCTGGCAAACGGATATGCCGAGTTTAAGATCTTAGAAGGACTGAAGGTCAAGACCAGCATCAATGTCAATACTGATAACACCACTACGCGGGCCTTCAATCCCTCAACATCGCAGGGTGGGCTGGGAAGCGCCCCGCCACAACTGGCTACCGGCTCATATAACACCAGTAGCTTTTTGACATGGCTGAGCGAAAACACGGTCACCTATGAGAAAACTATCAGGAATAACCATCACTTCGATCTGCTTGGCGGTTATACAGTTCAAAAGTTCACCAGTGAAAACAGCAACATCGATGGCCGGCAGTTTGCGGATGACGCCATTCCCTGGATAAGCGCGGCGATCACCCGTATTGGCAATGTGGGCGCAACGGAATGGTCATTGCTTTCCTACCTGGGCCGGCTCAATTACAATTATAAAGGCAAATACCTGGCTTCATTTGCTTTCCGCAGTGACGGCTCTTCCAAATTCGGTCAGAATACCCGCTTCGGCAATTTCCCTTCCGTTTCAGTTGGCTGGGTGGCGTCTGAAGAACCATTCATGCATGCCATCAGGAGCATTGCCTTCCTGAAGCTGCGGGCAAACTATGGAAAGTTGGGGAACAACAACATTGGCGACTATACTTACCTGTCTGCGGTAAGCAGCAATGACTATGCTTTTAACGGCCAGGTAACCCCGGGGAAATCGCTGAACGGTATCGGCAACAACTACCTCACATGGGAAACCACTGAAGGGTATGACCTGGGGTTGGACCTGGAACTATTCAAAAGCCGCTTGTCCTTCACCTATGATTACTACCGGAAAAAAACGGACGGTCTGCTATATGGGATCGATATCCCGATACAATCAGGTTTTTCGAGTATCACATCCAATGTGGGACGCTTCGATTTCTGGGGACATGAATTCACGGTTTCCTCCCAGAACCTGGTGGGCAGATTTAAATGGAGCACTGACCTCAATATTTCATTTGATCGCAACCTGGTCAGAAAGCTCGGTACAAATGACGCCCCCATAGGAGGGTATGGTGAATATTGGGATGATAACCGCACCGCCGTTGGTCATCCTATCGGTCTGTTCTATGGGTACATCAATACCGGGGTGTATATGACCCAGGAGGAATTTGAATCCCAGCCGCATGGAGCCACTTCCATGGTTGGCACAGCCAGGTTTAAGGATGTGAGCGGGCCGGATGGCGTTCCCGATGGCAAGATCGATAGTTACGACCGGACATTCATCGGAAATCCCAATCCAAAATTCGTGTACGGTATCACCAATACATTCGCCTATAATAAATTCGATCTGAGCATTGTCTTAGCAGGTACTGTAGGTAATGATATTGCAGACGATGCTTTCCAGTCGACCGAAAACCTCGACGGTGTTTTCAACGTCCGGAAAGGCGTAGCGCGCCGTTGGCGTTCGCCGGAAAATCCGGGCGACGGGATCTATCCGCGTACCAGGAGCGGCACCACCGAAAGCTTCCGGAATTTTACAAGCAGGCAGGTATTCGACGGGTCATACATAGCCGCCAAGAACATCACGTTAGGCTATACGTTGCGGCCGCGGGGCACCCGTTATTTCAAGAGCCTGCGGGCCTATATCAGCGCCCAGAACGCATTCATTCTCACCAATTACCCTGGGCTCAATCCCGAAGCGGGGTTCAGCGGATTGAACGGCCTGAATCAGGGCCGCGATTTCACCGGCTACCCGGTGCCCCGTATATTTTCCTTTGGTATCCATGCAGGTTTTTAA
- a CDS encoding RagB/SusD family nutrient uptake outer membrane protein, whose translation MKRKINLFVLTVVLSACSNDFLNLVPPTSLSSASFYKNFQQFDQAVVAAYTNLRGIAFMGIYMDEMRSDNTFYTRYSADRGTSTSAEAIAEFRDNSTSSQEPNSPGNRYGNAYQGISKVNTILTQLKSSSLSAEEKDKIGGEALFLRAFYYYDLVQHYGGVPLQLAEIKSTGEAFLPKSTVDDVYGQIITDLTAAIPLLPTAASFPQSGRATKGAAKMLLAYAYMSKPAKEYEKAISELQNITAMNYALLGNYADVFDPGNKNNRESIFEIQYKQGNEGQQSDFIWRFIPKATNPGFILGVNGTNARGGLASGGWNVPTQEMVDSYENGDLRLPASIAVAEGTIDNEVMTVTAVKSPVGYQPAAGAGYYYFIRKYLHPPYQVEFNTNDNWPVFRYAGALLLLAEGLVAQGKHSEALPYINQVRRRAGLPELSTVTALNVANEMRHELAFENHRWTDLVRNGLAIDVIKAKGQRLKALYGWLLPIAFAINEDRLVYAIPFREIQINSNLVQNKGY comes from the coding sequence ATGAAAAGAAAAATAAACTTATTCGTTTTGACGGTGGTGTTATCCGCCTGCAGCAACGATTTCCTGAACCTGGTTCCTCCTACTTCACTGAGCTCCGCTTCGTTCTACAAAAATTTCCAGCAGTTTGACCAGGCGGTTGTTGCCGCTTACACCAACCTCCGGGGGATTGCATTCATGGGCATTTATATGGACGAGATGAGATCGGACAACACATTTTATACCCGGTATTCGGCTGATAGGGGTACTTCCACCAGCGCAGAGGCTATTGCTGAGTTCAGGGACAATAGCACATCCAGCCAGGAGCCCAACTCACCCGGCAATCGCTATGGCAATGCGTACCAGGGCATTTCCAAGGTCAACACGATATTGACCCAGCTGAAAAGCTCATCACTCTCTGCCGAAGAAAAAGATAAGATAGGTGGCGAAGCCTTATTCCTGCGGGCTTTCTACTATTATGACCTTGTACAGCATTATGGCGGAGTACCGCTGCAGCTTGCGGAAATCAAGAGCACCGGAGAGGCGTTCCTCCCCAAATCGACAGTCGATGATGTTTATGGCCAGATCATCACTGACCTCACTGCTGCCATCCCGTTGCTGCCAACGGCTGCCAGCTTTCCCCAATCGGGCAGGGCTACAAAAGGCGCGGCAAAGATGTTGCTTGCTTATGCGTATATGTCCAAGCCAGCCAAAGAATATGAAAAAGCCATATCGGAGCTGCAGAATATCACAGCAATGAACTATGCGCTGCTGGGTAATTATGCTGATGTTTTTGATCCCGGCAACAAGAACAACCGGGAGTCTATATTTGAAATACAGTACAAGCAGGGAAATGAAGGCCAGCAGAGTGATTTTATCTGGCGCTTCATCCCGAAAGCAACCAACCCTGGTTTCATCCTTGGCGTGAACGGCACCAATGCCCGTGGCGGATTGGCCAGCGGCGGGTGGAATGTGCCCACGCAGGAAATGGTGGACTCCTATGAAAATGGTGATCTGAGGCTACCTGCTTCAATTGCCGTAGCCGAAGGAACTATTGACAATGAAGTGATGACTGTTACCGCGGTTAAAAGCCCTGTGGGCTACCAGCCTGCGGCCGGTGCAGGCTACTACTACTTTATCAGGAAATACCTGCACCCGCCTTACCAGGTGGAATTTAACACCAATGACAACTGGCCGGTGTTCCGTTATGCCGGGGCGCTGCTTTTGCTGGCCGAAGGCCTGGTTGCCCAGGGCAAGCATTCCGAAGCTTTGCCGTATATCAACCAGGTGCGGAGACGGGCTGGGTTGCCTGAGCTCAGCACCGTTACGGCGCTGAATGTTGCGAATGAGATGCGGCATGAGCTGGCATTCGAGAATCACCGCTGGACGGACTTGGTGCGGAATGGTTTAGCCATTGATGTCATCAAGGCGAAGGGCCAGCGGCTGAAAGCCCTGTATGGATGGCTGTTACCGATCGCTTTCGCCATCAATGAGGACCGGCTTGTTTATGCAATTCCTTTCCGGGAGATTCAGATCAATAGTAACCTGGTGCAGAATAAGGGATATTGA
- a CDS encoding ATP-binding protein produces MDKLIGRKKELDLLNQLRDKKSSTFVAVYGRRRVGKTFLIRQAFDNKFDFYLTGMSNVNLSQQLSNFHAALTKYDPSAYGKKPAADWFTAFQQLSVLLESSKRKKKIIFLDELPWLDTAQSDFVPALEHFWNSWASMRNDVVLIACGSAAGWMINKLINNKGGLHNRVTHRIRLEPFTLKECEYFLKYKKAIFDRYQIIQLYMVMGGIPFYLEQIDVRQSAAQNINRLCFEKDGILRSEFDNLYQSLFDNADKHIAVIEALSKKAKGLTRGELIKGAKLATGGSVTRILKELEESGFIRKYISYGKKERNSLYQLTDFYSLFYLKFIRKAGILDENAWINGLDSPEQRAWSSYAFEQVCLTHIGEIKKALGISGVQTTTSSWISTAGAQIDLVIDRRDQVINICEMKFSINNFTIDKKYAEELRNKVGIFRQETKTRKAIFLTMITTFELNKNNYSNSLVQNSLKMDVLFD; encoded by the coding sequence ATGGACAAACTCATTGGCCGTAAAAAAGAACTTGATTTGCTTAACCAATTAAGAGATAAAAAATCTTCTACTTTTGTTGCTGTGTACGGAAGAAGAAGAGTTGGGAAAACTTTTTTAATCAGGCAGGCCTTCGATAATAAATTTGATTTTTATTTGACAGGTATGTCCAATGTCAACCTATCGCAGCAACTATCTAACTTTCATGCTGCATTGACGAAATACGACCCTTCTGCCTATGGGAAAAAACCTGCCGCTGATTGGTTTACCGCATTTCAACAGCTCTCTGTTTTACTGGAATCAAGTAAGCGGAAAAAGAAAATAATTTTCCTGGATGAGCTTCCCTGGCTTGATACAGCACAATCTGATTTTGTCCCTGCACTGGAACATTTCTGGAATTCCTGGGCAAGTATGAGAAATGATGTAGTGTTGATTGCTTGCGGATCAGCGGCAGGATGGATGATCAACAAACTTATTAACAACAAAGGCGGTTTGCATAACCGCGTGACCCACCGGATTAGATTAGAACCTTTTACATTGAAAGAATGTGAGTACTTCCTAAAATATAAAAAGGCAATATTTGACAGGTATCAGATTATACAATTATACATGGTTATGGGGGGAATTCCCTTTTATCTGGAGCAGATAGATGTAAGGCAAAGTGCTGCCCAAAACATTAATAGATTATGTTTTGAGAAGGACGGAATACTTCGCTCGGAATTTGATAACCTGTACCAATCACTATTTGACAATGCAGACAAGCATATTGCGGTAATAGAAGCATTGAGTAAAAAAGCGAAGGGGCTAACGCGCGGAGAACTAATCAAGGGCGCAAAACTTGCCACCGGTGGGAGTGTTACCAGGATTTTAAAGGAGTTGGAAGAAAGTGGTTTTATCCGCAAATATATCTCATACGGAAAAAAGGAGAGGAATAGTCTTTATCAGCTAACTGATTTTTATTCATTGTTCTATTTAAAGTTTATAAGAAAGGCTGGCATATTGGATGAAAATGCCTGGATTAATGGATTGGATAGCCCGGAACAACGTGCGTGGAGTAGCTACGCTTTTGAACAGGTATGCCTTACTCATATAGGGGAAATTAAAAAAGCGCTGGGTATCAGCGGCGTGCAAACAACAACGTCATCCTGGATAAGTACTGCAGGTGCCCAAATTGATCTGGTAATTGACAGGCGTGATCAGGTAATCAATATTTGCGAAATGAAATTCTCTATCAATAATTTCACAATCGATAAAAAATATGCCGAAGAACTGAGAAATAAGGTGGGTATTTTTAGACAGGAAACAAAAACACGTAAAGCCATTTTTTTAACTATGATAACAACTTTTGAATTGAATAAGAATAATTACTCGAATTCGCTTGTGCAAAATAGTTTGAAGATGGATGTTTTGTTCGATTGA
- a CDS encoding DinB family protein yields MTHVEMLLKELEKEAVTTRKMLERVPVEQFGWKPHPKSGTLIWLARHVAELPGWVDMALTTSELDFAQNPYTQPEINSTEELLQYFNQSLEAGREQLKKASDAQLEELWTLRSGDQVHNISTKHEVIRMSYCQTVHHRAQLGVYLRLLDVPIPGSYGPSADEH; encoded by the coding sequence ATGACACATGTTGAAATGCTCCTGAAAGAATTAGAAAAAGAAGCTGTTACTACCCGTAAAATGCTGGAACGCGTTCCTGTTGAACAATTCGGCTGGAAACCCCATCCTAAAAGCGGCACCCTGATCTGGCTGGCACGCCACGTGGCGGAGCTCCCGGGCTGGGTAGATATGGCACTTACCACCAGTGAACTGGATTTTGCTCAGAACCCTTACACTCAACCTGAAATCAACAGCACCGAAGAACTGCTTCAATATTTCAACCAATCGCTCGAGGCCGGCCGTGAACAACTGAAAAAGGCCAGCGATGCTCAACTCGAAGAGCTCTGGACCCTCCGCAGCGGCGATCAGGTACACAACATCTCCACCAAGCATGAAGTGATCCGGATGTCGTACTGCCAGACTGTTCACCACCGGGCTCAACTGGGTGTTTATCTGCGCCTGCTCGATGTACCGATTCCCGGAAGTTACGGTCCGAGCGCGGATGAACATTAA